From the genome of Gemmatimonas phototrophica, one region includes:
- a CDS encoding heme exporter protein CcmB, translated as MSAQHTAPDFLADALRIARKDLLIEFRTRSAFLAATVFAVLAVVIFRFTWDPTAIPAFDLAPGVLWVIFTFSGLLGLNRSFGLELSERAYDGLLASQVSREAIFAGKVLANLAFVSGVQALTLPAVALFFDLQVGSGWGVLIGVVFCASLGLAAVGTLFAAVASNTRMAELLLPMMTLPFFVPLVIPAAQTSAVILRGQPLADAMPWFKLLLAFDLVFVTACLVVFPFTIEE; from the coding sequence GTGAGCGCTCAGCACACGGCGCCGGACTTTCTGGCCGACGCACTCCGCATTGCCCGCAAGGATCTGCTGATCGAGTTCCGCACGCGCAGCGCCTTTCTGGCCGCCACCGTATTTGCGGTGCTGGCGGTGGTGATCTTCCGGTTCACGTGGGATCCAACGGCCATTCCAGCCTTCGATCTCGCGCCGGGGGTGCTCTGGGTGATCTTTACCTTTTCCGGGTTGCTGGGGCTCAACCGGTCGTTCGGACTGGAATTGTCGGAACGGGCCTACGATGGGCTGTTGGCCAGCCAGGTGAGCCGGGAAGCCATTTTTGCGGGAAAGGTTCTGGCCAATCTCGCATTTGTGTCAGGAGTGCAGGCGCTGACGCTTCCGGCCGTCGCGCTGTTCTTTGATCTTCAGGTGGGGAGCGGTTGGGGCGTGCTGATCGGCGTCGTGTTCTGCGCGTCGCTCGGTCTGGCTGCGGTGGGCACGCTGTTCGCCGCCGTCGCGAGCAACACCCGCATGGCCGAGCTGCTGTTGCCCATGATGACGCTGCCGTTCTTTGTGCCGCTGGTCATTCCCGCGGCGCAAACGTCGGCCGTTATTCTGCGGGGTCAGCCGCTCGCGGATGCGATGCCGTGGTTCAAGCTGTTGCTGGCGTTTGATCTGGTTTTTGTGACGGCGTGTCTCGTCGTCTTTCCGTTCACGATCGAGGAGTAG
- a CDS encoding ABC transporter ATP-binding protein: MPIPPETIATGVAAAPSVAAGAPAVLAEGLVRAFGGKKAVDGVSLQLGEGDCLALFGPNGAGKTTLLRLLGGLLKPTKGTTRLHGVPLPGPAETRRLVGLISHYSMLYPALTVRENVRFAAECQGVVAADQATTAVLKRLKVLDREQMPVRFLSRGLQQRVSIARALVHEPRLVLLDEPYTGLDEVGALAFTEALRDLKAGGATLVLVTHNLVEGIALATRAVIMRTGRLVHDEQTPAGGFDLTGFQALYRSLVHEGIA, encoded by the coding sequence ATGCCGATCCCTCCCGAAACCATCGCGACAGGTGTCGCGGCCGCCCCGTCGGTCGCCGCCGGTGCGCCCGCCGTGTTGGCGGAGGGGCTGGTGCGCGCGTTCGGGGGCAAAAAGGCGGTCGATGGCGTGTCGCTTCAGTTGGGCGAGGGCGACTGCCTGGCCTTGTTTGGTCCCAACGGGGCAGGCAAGACGACGTTGTTGCGGCTCCTGGGGGGGCTGCTCAAGCCCACCAAAGGCACCACCCGGCTGCATGGGGTTCCCCTGCCGGGACCGGCCGAAACGCGGCGTCTGGTGGGGCTCATCAGCCACTATTCCATGCTGTACCCGGCGCTTACGGTGCGGGAGAATGTGCGGTTTGCCGCTGAGTGTCAGGGCGTCGTGGCAGCGGATCAGGCGACCACCGCCGTGTTGAAGCGGTTGAAGGTGCTGGATCGTGAGCAGATGCCGGTCCGTTTCCTGAGCCGCGGGCTGCAGCAGCGGGTCTCCATTGCGCGCGCGCTGGTGCACGAACCCCGGTTGGTGCTGCTGGACGAGCCCTATACCGGGTTGGATGAAGTGGGGGCCCTGGCCTTCACTGAGGCGCTTCGTGACCTCAAGGCGGGTGGAGCCACACTGGTGCTGGTGACGCATAATCTGGTGGAGGGCATTGCCCTCGCCACCCGGGCGGTGATCATGCGAACAGGACGGCTGGTGCATGATGAACAGACCCCGGCCGGCGGATTCGACCTGACGGGCTTCCAGGCACTGTATCGGTCCCTCGTGCACGAGGGCATTGCGTGA